A genomic segment from Bradyrhizobium sp. CB1015 encodes:
- a CDS encoding usg protein: MGLRVGGVSDDFRKQMLGYGLTTAQILYRMPDHPSLLQTYVWQNYDMFPKFPALTDFLAFWQEKLDGPLHSVTVAHCKLIKPAELRAVDGVFRLH; this comes from the coding sequence ATGGGACTGCGCGTTGGGGGTGTTTCCGACGATTTCCGGAAGCAGATGCTGGGCTACGGGCTGACGACGGCACAAATTCTTTATCGGATGCCGGATCATCCTTCGCTGCTGCAGACCTATGTCTGGCAGAACTACGACATGTTTCCGAAATTCCCCGCGCTGACCGATTTCCTGGCGTTCTGGCAGGAGAAGCTCGACGGCCCCCTGCATTCGGTCACGGTGGCGCATTGCAAGCTGATCAAGCCGGCCGAGCTCCGCGCCGTCGACGGCGTGTTCCGCTTGCATTGA
- a CDS encoding co-chaperone GroES — MKFRPLHDRVVVKRIDAEEKTAGGIIIPDTAKEKPSQGEVVAVGPGGRDEAGKLIPIDLKVGDRVLFGKWSGTEVKIDGQDLLIMKESDVMGVLEVSESKKKAA, encoded by the coding sequence ATGAAATTCCGTCCGCTTCACGACCGCGTCGTGGTCAAGCGCATCGACGCAGAAGAGAAGACCGCTGGCGGCATCATCATTCCCGACACTGCCAAGGAAAAGCCCTCCCAGGGCGAAGTCGTCGCCGTTGGCCCCGGTGGCCGCGACGAAGCTGGCAAGCTGATCCCGATCGACCTGAAGGTCGGTGACCGCGTGCTGTTCGGCAAGTGGTCCGGCACCGAGGTCAAGATCGACGGCCAGGACCTGCTGATCATGAAGGAGAGCGACGTGATGGGCGTTCTCGAAGTCAGCGAGTCCAAGAAGAAGGCGGCTTAA
- a CDS encoding cupin domain-containing protein, translating into MAKKVKSRSAAQAAVKKRSGAKAAARSSARKAVKAKARTAAPKKPARPKQRIAVSHHREEDFKADGLRAYAKYRDLGIAEATHGLAQAHVIRLQGPCNPAEVSKLHYHDVEFQMVYVLKGWVKTYMEGQGETLMKQGSAWTQPPKIRHMILDYSDDVELLEVILPAEFKTVELKA; encoded by the coding sequence ATGGCCAAGAAGGTGAAATCGCGCAGCGCAGCTCAAGCCGCGGTCAAGAAGCGGAGCGGCGCCAAGGCGGCGGCGCGATCCTCCGCACGCAAGGCCGTGAAGGCGAAGGCGCGCACTGCCGCGCCGAAAAAGCCCGCACGTCCGAAGCAGCGCATCGCCGTCAGCCATCACCGCGAGGAAGACTTCAAGGCCGACGGCCTGCGTGCCTACGCGAAGTACCGCGATCTCGGCATCGCCGAGGCGACCCACGGCCTCGCGCAGGCGCATGTGATCCGCTTGCAAGGCCCCTGCAACCCGGCCGAGGTCTCCAAGCTCCACTATCACGACGTCGAATTCCAGATGGTCTACGTGCTCAAGGGTTGGGTGAAGACCTATATGGAAGGGCAGGGCGAGACCTTGATGAAGCAAGGCAGCGCCTGGACGCAGCCGCCGAAGATCAGGCACATGATCCTGGACTATTCGGACGACGTGGAGCTGCTGGAGGTGATCCTCCCCGCCGAGTTCAAGACGGTGGAGCTGAAGGCGTAA